In the genome of Corvus cornix cornix isolate S_Up_H32 chromosome 7, ASM73873v5, whole genome shotgun sequence, the window GTGTCCTGGAGATCATGACAAGGCACTTGCAGAGCGAGTCCAGGGAGATGCATCGCCTGGCAATCAGAGGCCTCATGGTGCTCAGCAAGAACCCCTCGATGGTGAGAAGGAGGCAGTGGCTGAAGCCATACTGGCAGCATCGGGGCTGGGGAACTCAATCACTTGGAGCTAGCTGGGCTTTGGGAGTtgtggcagctgctcccagctctcctgtgtCGCTGGTCAGCTGCCTGAGTGCTTCGGGACAGGCCTTTGGCCTCTGGGCTccatggcagcagggtgggGTTACACTATTGGAGCAGTGTTGGCGGTGCAGCCGTTCATGGATGCATAGCACAGCCTTGTGTTCCACACAGGCCAAAAAAATGTGCAGCCTGTCTGAAAGCCTCATGGAGCTACTGAGGAATGCAGATGGAGAGGTGGTCAGGATGACCCTCTCAGTGTTCCTGAATGTACTCCTGAACAAAGATATCCTAATATCCAGCCCCACGGCCCCAAGGCTGGCTGAGGCACTCCAGCCACTCTTCAACAATGTAAGGCTCTGTGCCCCCAGCCACTGACACTGGGCTGCTGCCTGGAAATGTGGTGCCCTGTGCATTTTCGGGCCTGTGCAGAGGGGGCCTGGAGAATGCAGTGCtgagttttttcctttccaacagGACAACAGCCTTGTGCAGTTGCTCTCCATTCAGCTCTTCCAAGAAGTGATGGAATTGGtagtggaaaagggaaaaaagcccctgAAGAGGCATGTGAGGCAGAGCCTGCTCCCACTGTTCTTCCACTGCCACGATGAGAACCAGCGTGTGGCAGAGGTGAGGACTCTTGGGCTGCTGGTGTCCCCCCGGGAGGGAGCTTGAGTGTCTTCCTGCCCTGGCACCTCACGGGCTGCAGTCTCCTCCTGGCCTTGGCACAGGGACGCACgtcctgtgccctgggctgcGGTGCCATCTCTGggtctctgctgctctccaggcttcTCGGGAAACGCTGCTTTGTGCAGTAAGGTTTCTGAAGAGAAGGGATCtcaagcagctgctgaagatGGAGGACTCATGGAGCTTCTGTGAGCGTCTGGTAAGGAAAGCTTGgaagccccagccccagcctggagaagccccctgcccccagcactcagTGTGCAGGGCCGGCAGCTGTGCTCCCCGTCCAGTGCTGCACCCAGGGGCGCCAGCCTGTGCCCCACAcgctgctcccttccctgggcCACGCgggctcttctccaggctcctcTGGCCTTGAGCCAGGAGCCGATGGAGTGCTGGCCCAGCTGCGTAGCGCCCGACCCTCTGCCCTCTCCAGAGCACGGTGACAGCGGCTGCTGGCCGGGCATcggggctgtgcaggcaggggaGGCCAGGGCCAGGCAAAGGGAGCGCCCGGCCAAGGGGCTGAGCCCGCGCCAACCCTTCCCTCCtggtgctctctgcagctggcagaggacaggagcCGAGCGGCCGAGCACCTGCGGCAGGCCCTGCCGTACCTGTACAGCCCACAGGAGCCCCTTCGAGAGGCCGCTATCAGGTCCATTGGTGAGCCACCCATCCGGGGTCCTGGTCCCTCCCTGCCTCACTGCAGCAGGATCCGGGCTAGGGGCCATGACAGGCTCTGTGTTTCCAGGGATCACTGGGATGCTCATGAAAGGGCAGccagaagagctgcagctcaTCTGTGAGGGTGAGTGAGGCCAgtgggctggcaggggcagctgcaatccctgccctggctgcagagggTTCTGCTCCTTTGTGTGGATGAGCGGCAGCAtgggcagagcacagagacATTTCAGGCGTCTGTGGGGGATTTGTGGCCAGCATCTTCCAGCTGATCTTGTTGtctcctgctctctccaggCCATGGCAGGAGTGCTGTGGGGACGGTCTTTTCAGGGGGTTTCCTCACAATGACCCTGGGTCTGTTCTCTGTTCCAGCCCTTCAAGCCCTGAGCACAGATGACAGCC includes:
- the LOC120410321 gene encoding maestro heat-like repeat-containing protein family member 7, which translates into the protein MEYSPHLLMALLFQVFISTEQMPEEISTFWRRCQKEHGLPTSINRFAVQTLKALLRRLQCLDLLVAMERKRAWDTLLCADTHHYAVGLLAREMRRVSIPMCSGTALCLLRLFSRKEPRWDLPATAFLVEVLECLDLSECGDSVLEIMTRHLQSESREMHRLAIRGLMVLSKNPSMAKKMCSLSESLMELLRNADGEVVRMTLSVFLNVLLNKDILISSPTAPRLAEALQPLFNNDNSLVQLLSIQLFQEVMELVVEKGKKPLKRHVRQSLLPLFFHCHDENQRVAEASRETLLCAVRFLKRRDLKQLLKMEDSWSFCERLLAEDRSRAAEHLRQALPYLYSPQEPLREQDPG